In the genome of Streptomyces globosus, one region contains:
- a CDS encoding DUF3376 domain-containing protein, with the protein MSDDPPGRPASELRLALAMRGGVSLAVWMGGACCETAALRAAAPGRRPQGREGAQPPAADAAGGQGGPEGAEGAPGGEGLYSSDTPAGPGAAGSAVRPGAAGGAEAADPPAGGGQGVYRGMLAACGYRHVDIDVLAGTSAGGLNGVLMACHLVYGMPFGRGVRDLWLEVGDLEGLLRRSRPFSVPDSLLRGDAVFHQELCTALGRLVDEAPPGWKPPASLRLMLTATRLRPRPDRVRPTLGAPLLVGRSQASFRFRHRAGLTDFPDESTGTARDAALARLAYAARASSSFPGAFEPARVYVGPGSQLASADPYTVDMRGVSSETGHPDPDLDGCVELVDGGVLDNIPVAWAVRAIAAAPAVRPAERWLLFLQPVPPFPPAPATGRAARRGATRLVRAAAGSFAVKAGAESLRDDALELDAAEAAARYRHCAGGVLPPHLDTLGETAFARLGRYRRTVGAAEAARLIRLLADPADVTGPDALPLPAGPGPLDPLDAHGSGAAELFARLREPAAAARLVLPDGAAALPRPGCSPLPLARTVRLLMDWVRAWEDADPLADSGTVRELRRRLYAARFAVAAVIAARDRLLLAAYREALAGGEPPADAAAPYRSAALRLRALLPHTPPPEAPPAEWEAWALRLARAVTTAPPAPAPPPAASEDLAAVHAPLWPLLTHLAGRIGQAAPPGLDGYEPLKEAATAPFPGMGDALAFAEVLLGPLRPDPLAEPTGISFRAVSAADTSWATRTVLGRLGEAPQAEDIVRAKLSGNQLNNFAAFLSVRWRMSDWTWGRLDGAASLVSVAATDERLERRYAALAADLPELGSRLAEATGLGARFTGAWAADLAARSPQAVGPWQRVRDVLTELRQREILDEELPLLLALGGGNRPPDPLPDPPPLGPERFDEALDAFAATGSETVGGLLRAPDPRRAALRAGLLAWPAVQPAGRRWSRLPQGVLGLLKPLVWAPPLSGVLAPWSTLAAAVLLWLATALATGRWGSLLPHVPICLYAALALACGVRQALPRSLLAPARTALPIAAAALPPVALGFLHGVHTPGLGPAERTVLVGACSALAAAALLAPGADRWPLLPPAALAGGAAAALVQFGRGPLGGWWGVLVLYAVLLWTTFALPWLYPRGRARTARGTGPRP; encoded by the coding sequence ATGAGCGACGACCCCCCGGGCCGGCCCGCCTCGGAGCTGCGCCTTGCCCTGGCGATGCGCGGAGGCGTCAGCCTCGCCGTGTGGATGGGCGGGGCGTGCTGTGAGACCGCGGCTCTGCGGGCCGCGGCTCCCGGGCGACGCCCGCAGGGCCGCGAGGGCGCCCAGCCGCCCGCCGCCGATGCCGCGGGCGGGCAGGGCGGGCCGGAAGGGGCGGAGGGAGCGCCGGGTGGGGAGGGGCTGTACTCGTCGGACACGCCGGCCGGCCCTGGGGCTGCGGGCAGTGCGGTCCGCCCGGGTGCCGCGGGCGGCGCCGAGGCCGCAGACCCGCCCGCCGGCGGCGGGCAGGGGGTGTACCGGGGGATGCTGGCGGCCTGCGGGTATCGGCATGTCGACATCGATGTGCTGGCAGGGACCAGTGCCGGAGGGCTGAACGGGGTGCTGATGGCCTGCCACCTGGTCTACGGGATGCCGTTCGGGCGGGGCGTACGCGACCTCTGGCTGGAGGTGGGGGATCTGGAGGGGCTGCTCCGGCGGTCGCGGCCGTTCTCCGTGCCCGATTCGCTGCTGCGCGGGGACGCCGTCTTCCACCAGGAGCTGTGCACCGCCCTCGGCCGGCTCGTCGACGAGGCTCCGCCGGGCTGGAAGCCGCCCGCCTCGCTGCGGCTGATGCTGACCGCGACCCGGCTGCGGCCCCGCCCGGACCGGGTGCGGCCGACCCTCGGCGCGCCGCTCCTCGTAGGCCGCTCACAGGCCTCCTTCCGGTTCCGCCACCGCGCCGGCCTGACCGACTTCCCGGACGAGTCCACCGGCACCGCCCGCGACGCCGCCCTCGCCCGGCTGGCGTACGCGGCGCGCGCCTCGTCGTCCTTCCCGGGCGCCTTCGAGCCCGCCCGGGTGTACGTCGGCCCCGGCTCGCAGCTGGCCTCCGCCGACCCGTACACCGTCGACATGCGCGGCGTCAGCAGCGAGACGGGCCATCCGGACCCCGACCTGGACGGCTGCGTCGAGCTCGTCGACGGGGGAGTGCTCGACAACATCCCCGTCGCCTGGGCGGTGCGGGCCATCGCCGCGGCCCCCGCGGTCCGCCCCGCCGAGCGGTGGCTGCTGTTCCTGCAGCCCGTGCCGCCGTTCCCGCCGGCCCCCGCCACCGGCCGGGCGGCCCGGCGCGGGGCCACACGCCTCGTCCGTGCGGCGGCCGGCTCCTTCGCGGTGAAGGCCGGCGCGGAGTCGCTCCGCGACGACGCCCTCGAACTGGACGCCGCCGAGGCCGCGGCCCGGTACCGGCACTGCGCCGGCGGCGTCCTGCCCCCGCACCTCGACACGCTCGGCGAGACCGCCTTCGCCCGCCTGGGCCGCTACCGGCGCACCGTCGGCGCCGCCGAGGCCGCGCGGCTGATCCGGCTCCTCGCGGACCCGGCCGACGTGACCGGCCCGGACGCCCTGCCGCTGCCCGCCGGACCCGGCCCGCTGGACCCGCTGGACGCGCACGGCAGCGGAGCCGCCGAGCTGTTCGCCCGGCTGCGCGAGCCCGCGGCCGCGGCCCGGCTCGTCCTGCCCGACGGGGCGGCCGCCCTGCCCCGGCCCGGCTGTTCGCCGCTGCCCCTGGCCCGCACCGTGCGCCTGCTCATGGACTGGGTGCGCGCCTGGGAGGACGCCGACCCGCTCGCCGACTCCGGCACGGTCCGGGAGCTGCGCCGCCGGCTCTACGCCGCCCGCTTCGCCGTCGCCGCCGTGATCGCGGCCCGGGACCGGCTCCTGCTGGCCGCCTACCGCGAGGCACTGGCCGGCGGGGAGCCGCCCGCCGACGCCGCCGCACCCTACCGGAGCGCCGCGCTGCGCCTCCGGGCGCTCCTGCCCCACACCCCGCCGCCCGAGGCGCCCCCGGCAGAGTGGGAGGCCTGGGCCCTCCGCCTCGCCCGGGCCGTCACCACCGCCCCGCCCGCCCCCGCCCCGCCGCCCGCCGCGTCCGAGGACCTCGCCGCCGTCCACGCCCCCCTGTGGCCGCTGCTGACCCACCTCGCCGGCCGGATCGGGCAGGCCGCGCCCCCCGGCCTCGACGGCTACGAGCCGCTGAAGGAAGCCGCCACGGCCCCGTTCCCCGGGATGGGCGACGCGCTCGCCTTCGCGGAGGTGCTCCTGGGGCCGCTGCGCCCGGACCCCCTCGCCGAGCCCACCGGCATCTCCTTCCGGGCCGTCTCGGCCGCCGACACCAGCTGGGCGACCCGCACGGTCCTCGGCCGCCTGGGCGAGGCGCCGCAGGCCGAGGACATCGTCCGCGCCAAGCTCAGCGGCAACCAGCTGAACAACTTCGCGGCCTTCCTCAGCGTCCGGTGGCGGATGAGCGACTGGACGTGGGGCCGCCTCGACGGCGCCGCCTCCCTGGTCTCCGTCGCCGCCACCGACGAACGCCTGGAGCGGCGCTACGCGGCCCTCGCCGCCGACCTGCCGGAGCTGGGCAGCCGCCTCGCCGAGGCGACCGGCCTGGGCGCCCGGTTCACCGGCGCCTGGGCCGCCGACCTCGCGGCCCGCTCCCCGCAGGCCGTCGGCCCCTGGCAGCGCGTACGCGACGTGCTGACCGAGCTGCGCCAGCGCGAGATCCTCGACGAGGAGCTCCCGCTCCTCCTCGCGCTCGGCGGCGGCAACCGGCCCCCCGACCCCCTGCCCGACCCGCCGCCCCTCGGCCCGGAGCGCTTCGACGAGGCCCTCGACGCCTTCGCCGCCACCGGCTCCGAAACCGTCGGCGGGCTGCTGCGCGCCCCCGACCCCCGCCGGGCGGCCCTGCGCGCCGGGCTGCTCGCCTGGCCGGCGGTCCAGCCGGCCGGCCGCCGCTGGAGCCGCCTGCCGCAGGGCGTGCTCGGGCTGCTGAAACCGCTCGTGTGGGCGCCCCCGCTCAGCGGGGTGCTGGCGCCGTGGAGCACCCTGGCCGCCGCCGTGCTGCTGTGGCTCGCCACCGCCCTCGCGACCGGCCGGTGGGGTTCGCTGCTCCCGCACGTCCCGATCTGCCTGTATGCCGCGCTCGCCCTGGCCTGCGGCGTGCGGCAGGCCCTGCCGCGGAGCCTGCTGGCCCCCGCCCGCACGGCGCTGCCGATCGCGGCGGCCGCCCTCCCGCCGGTCGCCCTCGGCTTCCTGCACGGCGTGCACACCCCCGGCCTGGGCCCGGCGGAGCGGACGGTGCTCGTCGGGGCCTGCTCCGCCCTCGCCGCGGCGGCCCTCCTCGCCCCCGGGGCCGACCGGTGGCCGCTGCTGCCGCCGGCGGCGCTGGCCGGGGGAGCGGCTGCCGCCTTGGTGCAGTTCGGCCGGGGCCCGCTCGGCGGCTGGTGGGGCGTGCTCGTCCTGTACGCGGTGCTGCTGTGGACCACCTTCGCGCTGCCGTGGCTGTACCCGCGCGGGCGGGCCCGTACGGCCCGCGGGACAGGGCCTCGCCCCTGA
- a CDS encoding VOC family protein has product MPHLGLVTVVVRDYDEAIAFYRDALGFELREDTRIDDDKRWVVVAPPGSRETALLLARAATGDQEARIGDQTGGRVGWFLHTDAFDRDHARMRAAGVVFEEAPRQEPYGMVAVFRDLYGNRWDLLQLHPPGDTGR; this is encoded by the coding sequence ATGCCCCATCTCGGACTCGTGACCGTGGTCGTACGTGACTACGACGAAGCCATCGCCTTCTATCGGGACGCCCTCGGGTTCGAGCTCCGGGAAGACACCCGGATCGACGACGACAAGCGATGGGTGGTCGTCGCCCCGCCCGGGTCCCGGGAGACGGCCCTGCTCCTGGCCAGGGCCGCGACCGGCGACCAGGAGGCCCGTATCGGAGACCAGACCGGCGGCCGGGTCGGCTGGTTCCTCCACACCGACGCGTTCGACCGCGACCACGCGCGGATGCGGGCGGCCGGCGTCGTGTTCGAGGAGGCGCCCCGGCAGGAGCCGTACGGCATGGTCGCCGTCTTCCGGGACCTGTACGGCAACCGCTGGGACCTGCTCCAACTGCACCCGCCCGGTGACACCGGACGGTAG
- a CDS encoding ArsR/SmtB family transcription factor, whose product MPPSNPLPPADTSHLRAPDGARLAEAAAVFALLSDATRLHLLWLLAQGESDVGSLAEQCAASRTAVSQHLAKLRLARLVEARKEGRYVHYRLTDGHLRRLVLEALSHADHRVSGEAPHD is encoded by the coding sequence ATGCCTCCGAGCAATCCCCTGCCACCTGCCGACACCTCGCACCTGCGGGCGCCGGACGGTGCGCGGCTGGCCGAGGCGGCGGCCGTGTTCGCCCTGCTGTCCGACGCCACGCGCCTGCACCTGCTGTGGCTCCTCGCCCAGGGCGAGTCCGATGTCGGCTCGCTGGCCGAGCAGTGCGCCGCCTCCCGGACGGCCGTCAGCCAGCACCTGGCGAAGCTGCGGCTCGCGCGGCTGGTGGAGGCCCGCAAGGAGGGGCGGTACGTCCACTACCGGCTGACCGACGGCCACCTGCGGCGGCTGGTCCTGGAGGCGCTCAGCCACGCCGACCACCGGGTGAGCGGAGAGGCCCCGCACGACTGA
- the recQ gene encoding DNA helicase RecQ codes for MTLTDATPETSAALEVLHRVFGYDSFRGEQQQIIEHVAGGGDALVLMPTGGGKSLCYQIPALVRRGTGVVVSPLIALMQDQVDALTALGVRAGFLNSTQGIDERRTVEQLFLAGELDLLYLAPERLRTEGTQRLLDQGEVSLFAIDEAHCVAQWGHDFRPDYLALSMLHERWPAVPRIALTATATPATHAEIATRLGLEDARHFVASFDRPNIQYRIAGKNNPLKQLLDLIRTEHEGDAGVVYCLSRSSVEKTAAFLAEHGIDAVGYHAGMDAATRAANQSRFLREEGVVVVATIAFGMGIDKPDVRFVAHLDLPKSLEGYYQETGRAGRDGEPATAWLAYGLQDVVQQRKMIEGSEGSDAHRRSLTAHLDAMLALCETVDCRRVRLLAYFGQESGPCGNCDTCLTPAESWDGTVAAQKLLSTVWRLARERRQKFGAGQIIDILQGKKTAKVIQFDHDQLSVFGVGADLGTAEWRGVVRQLLALGLLAVEGEYGTLVLTEASGEVLGGRRTVLLRKEKAPAGGQARKESGSRGSKGARVPVDLPAAAVPVFEALRAWRAATAREQGVPAYVVFHDATLREIATRLPTTTAELGTVGGVGEAKLAKYAEGILATLAPLSTAAPAAAEAPSPAPAARPPHDDEPPLDEEPPFDAEETDPPWDDWE; via the coding sequence ATGACCCTTACGGACGCGACCCCCGAGACCAGCGCCGCCCTGGAGGTACTCCACCGCGTCTTCGGGTACGACTCCTTCCGCGGCGAGCAGCAGCAGATCATCGAGCACGTCGCGGGCGGCGGCGACGCCCTCGTGCTGATGCCCACCGGCGGCGGCAAGTCGCTCTGCTACCAGATCCCGGCCCTGGTCCGGCGCGGCACCGGCGTGGTGGTCTCCCCGCTGATCGCCCTCATGCAGGACCAGGTCGACGCACTGACCGCGCTCGGCGTCCGGGCCGGCTTCCTGAACTCCACCCAGGGCATCGACGAGCGGCGCACCGTCGAGCAGCTCTTCCTCGCCGGCGAGCTCGACCTCCTCTACCTCGCCCCCGAACGGCTCCGCACCGAGGGCACGCAGCGCCTCCTCGACCAGGGCGAGGTCTCCCTCTTCGCCATCGACGAGGCGCACTGCGTCGCCCAGTGGGGCCACGACTTCCGCCCCGACTACCTCGCGCTGTCGATGCTCCACGAGCGCTGGCCCGCCGTCCCGCGGATCGCCCTGACCGCCACGGCCACCCCGGCGACGCACGCCGAGATCGCCACGCGGCTCGGCCTGGAGGACGCCCGGCACTTCGTCGCGAGCTTCGACCGGCCCAACATCCAGTACCGGATCGCGGGGAAGAACAACCCGCTCAAGCAGCTCCTGGACCTGATCCGCACCGAGCACGAGGGGGACGCCGGCGTCGTCTACTGCCTGTCGCGGTCCTCCGTGGAGAAGACCGCGGCGTTCCTCGCGGAACACGGCATCGACGCCGTCGGCTACCACGCCGGCATGGACGCCGCGACCCGCGCCGCCAACCAGTCCCGGTTCCTGCGCGAGGAGGGCGTGGTCGTCGTGGCGACGATCGCGTTCGGCATGGGCATCGACAAGCCGGACGTGCGCTTCGTCGCCCACCTCGACCTGCCCAAGTCACTGGAGGGCTACTACCAGGAGACCGGCCGCGCCGGCCGCGACGGCGAACCCGCCACCGCCTGGCTCGCGTACGGGCTCCAGGACGTCGTCCAGCAGCGCAAGATGATCGAGGGATCGGAGGGCAGTGACGCCCACCGCCGCTCGCTGACCGCACATCTCGACGCCATGCTCGCCCTCTGCGAGACCGTCGACTGCCGCCGGGTCCGGCTGCTCGCCTACTTCGGGCAGGAGTCCGGCCCCTGCGGCAACTGCGACACCTGCCTGACCCCCGCCGAATCCTGGGACGGCACGGTCGCCGCGCAGAAACTCCTGTCCACGGTGTGGCGGCTCGCCCGCGAGCGGCGGCAGAAGTTCGGCGCCGGCCAGATCATCGACATCCTCCAGGGCAAGAAGACCGCCAAGGTCATCCAGTTCGACCATGACCAGCTGTCCGTCTTCGGCGTCGGGGCGGACCTCGGCACCGCAGAATGGCGCGGCGTCGTCCGCCAGCTGCTGGCCCTCGGCCTGCTCGCCGTCGAGGGCGAGTACGGGACACTCGTCCTGACCGAGGCCAGCGGGGAAGTCCTCGGCGGCCGCCGGACCGTCCTCCTGCGGAAGGAGAAGGCACCGGCCGGCGGCCAGGCCCGCAAGGAATCCGGAAGCCGCGGCAGCAAGGGCGCCCGCGTACCGGTCGACCTCCCGGCGGCCGCGGTCCCCGTCTTCGAGGCCCTCCGGGCCTGGCGCGCCGCCACCGCCCGCGAGCAGGGCGTCCCGGCGTACGTCGTCTTCCACGACGCGACGCTGCGGGAGATCGCCACCCGCCTCCCCACGACCACGGCGGAACTGGGCACGGTGGGCGGCGTGGGCGAGGCGAAGCTGGCCAAGTACGCGGAAGGCATCCTGGCGACCCTGGCCCCCCTGTCCACGGCGGCCCCGGCAGCCGCAGAGGCCCCGAGTCCGGCCCCCGCAGCCCGCCCGCCGCACGACGACGAGCCCCCGCTGGACGAGGAACCCCCCTTCGACGCGGAGGAAACCGACCCGCCCTGGGACGACTGGGAGTAA
- a CDS encoding MFS transporter, whose translation MLPVLRNRTYRHLFAAQVVALTGTGLATVALGLLAYDLAGPRAGSVLGTALAIKMVAYVAVAPAVGALAHRLPRRALMAGSDLARAAVALSLPFVDRVWQVYLLVFLLQAASAAFTPTFQAVIPDVLPDERDYTRALSLSRLAYDLESLFSPALAAALLAVTTYDRLFLGTVAGFLASAVLVLSAAVPRPAADTAAAGAGRHAGHAHTRAAAGMRLLLAAPPLRALLLLNLAVAAAGSLVAVNTVVYVRDLLGRGTGDVALALGAYGAGSMAVALALPRLLDRVPDRTVMLRGGAALAAVLAAAGALTAAAPGPWRWPALLAAWAALGAAGSAVLTPAGRLVRRAVPAGRRTEAFAAQFSLSHAGWLLTYPLAGWVGATAGLTAAAAALGVLAAGSALAAAALWCPAAEPSPEPSADAAGEPARPGPRPEPAPVPADDGAGRLHRLLAARHGH comes from the coding sequence ATGCTCCCGGTCCTGCGCAACCGCACCTACCGGCACCTGTTCGCCGCCCAGGTCGTCGCCCTCACCGGCACCGGCCTGGCCACCGTCGCCCTCGGACTCCTCGCCTACGACCTCGCCGGACCCCGCGCCGGATCCGTCCTCGGCACCGCCCTGGCGATCAAGATGGTGGCGTACGTCGCCGTCGCGCCCGCCGTCGGCGCCCTCGCGCACCGGCTGCCGCGCCGCGCCCTCATGGCCGGCTCGGACCTCGCCCGCGCCGCCGTCGCCCTCTCCCTGCCGTTCGTCGACCGCGTCTGGCAGGTCTACCTGCTGGTCTTCCTGCTCCAGGCGGCCTCCGCCGCGTTCACCCCCACCTTCCAGGCGGTGATACCCGACGTCCTGCCCGACGAGCGCGACTACACCCGCGCCCTCTCCCTCTCCCGTCTCGCCTACGACCTGGAGAGCCTGTTCAGCCCCGCCCTGGCCGCCGCCCTCCTCGCCGTCACCACCTACGACCGCCTCTTCCTCGGCACCGTCGCCGGCTTCCTCGCCTCCGCCGTACTCGTCCTGTCCGCCGCCGTACCGCGACCGGCGGCGGACACCGCCGCAGCCGGGGCGGGCCGGCACGCCGGGCACGCGCACACCCGCGCCGCCGCCGGCATGCGCCTCCTCCTTGCCGCCCCGCCCCTGCGCGCCCTGCTCCTGCTGAACCTGGCCGTGGCCGCCGCCGGCTCCCTCGTCGCCGTCAACACCGTCGTCTACGTCCGCGACCTGCTGGGCCGCGGCACGGGCGACGTCGCCCTCGCGCTCGGGGCCTACGGGGCCGGCTCCATGGCCGTCGCCCTCGCCCTGCCCCGGCTCCTCGACCGCGTCCCCGACCGCACCGTCATGCTGCGCGGCGGAGCCGCCCTCGCCGCCGTCCTCGCCGCGGCCGGCGCCCTGACCGCCGCCGCGCCCGGGCCCTGGCGCTGGCCCGCCCTGCTCGCCGCGTGGGCGGCGCTCGGCGCCGCCGGGTCCGCGGTGCTCACCCCCGCGGGCCGCCTGGTGCGCAGGGCGGTCCCGGCCGGGCGGCGCACCGAGGCCTTCGCCGCGCAGTTCTCCCTCTCACACGCCGGCTGGCTGCTGACGTACCCGCTGGCCGGCTGGGTCGGCGCCACCGCCGGCCTGACCGCGGCCGCCGCCGCCCTCGGGGTGCTCGCCGCCGGCTCCGCGCTCGCCGCCGCCGCACTGTGGTGCCCGGCCGCGGAGCCGTCCCCCGAGCCGTCCGCGGACGCCGCCGGGGAGCCCGCCCGCCCCGGCCCGCGGCCGGAGCCCGCGCCCGTACCCGCGGACGACGGGGCGGGCCGCCTGCACCGCCTCCTCGCCGCCCGCCACGGCCACTGA
- a CDS encoding RNA-guided endonuclease InsQ/TnpB family protein gives MTTAVMSETVAGHARYTFRLRLSSTARTAVEAEWGRCRWVWNECVAMSRKVHRLNRDAEEKITCGPAQLDRMLTGARRSMAWLREGASVPQQQIIRDFAKSRAKALGDVKARLPMRQRAGMPRIKRKRDALPSLNYTQRGFRLKGGRLHLAGGIVLTVVWSRGLPSDPSSVRVYRDSLGHWYASFVVQAVTEALPETGRAIGIDWGVSETATTTSDAHDLPHAQHGKTAAARLAHYQRMMARRRTAKNRPDTNGYRKARRAAAKVSKKIARQRQDTGRKWAKAVVRDFDHLAVEDFRPKFLAKSTMARKAADAAIGAVKTALVEMARKHGRTVHLVHPAHTTMDCAHCGARAKHRLPLSERTYTCTACAAVSPRDKNSARVMLVRAGLVPGQC, from the coding sequence ATGACGACGGCAGTGATGTCCGAGACGGTGGCCGGGCACGCCCGGTACACCTTCCGGCTGCGTCTGTCGTCCACGGCCCGTACCGCTGTGGAAGCGGAGTGGGGGCGGTGCCGGTGGGTGTGGAACGAGTGCGTGGCGATGTCCCGCAAGGTCCACCGGCTCAACCGGGACGCCGAGGAGAAGATCACGTGTGGTCCGGCGCAGCTCGACAGGATGCTGACCGGGGCGCGCCGGTCGATGGCGTGGCTGCGTGAGGGTGCTTCGGTTCCTCAGCAGCAGATCATCCGGGACTTCGCCAAGTCCCGGGCGAAGGCGCTGGGGGACGTCAAGGCGCGGTTGCCGATGCGGCAGCGGGCCGGGATGCCCCGGATCAAGCGGAAGCGGGACGCGCTGCCGTCGCTGAACTACACCCAGCGGGGTTTCCGCCTCAAGGGCGGCCGCCTCCACCTGGCGGGCGGGATCGTGCTGACGGTGGTGTGGTCGCGTGGCCTGCCGTCCGACCCGTCGAGCGTGCGGGTGTACCGGGACAGCCTCGGCCACTGGTACGCGTCGTTCGTCGTCCAGGCGGTGACCGAGGCCCTGCCGGAGACCGGACGGGCCATCGGCATCGACTGGGGCGTCAGCGAGACCGCCACCACCACGTCCGACGCCCACGACCTTCCCCACGCCCAGCACGGGAAGACGGCCGCGGCCAGGCTCGCGCACTACCAGCGGATGATGGCCCGGCGCCGGACTGCGAAGAACCGGCCCGACACCAACGGCTACCGGAAGGCCCGCCGGGCGGCGGCGAAGGTGTCCAAGAAGATCGCCCGGCAGCGGCAGGACACCGGCCGCAAGTGGGCCAAGGCCGTCGTCCGCGACTTCGACCACCTCGCCGTGGAGGACTTCCGCCCGAAGTTCCTCGCCAAGTCCACCATGGCCCGCAAGGCGGCAGACGCCGCGATCGGAGCCGTCAAGACCGCGCTGGTCGAGATGGCCCGCAAGCACGGGCGCACCGTGCACTTGGTCCACCCCGCGCACACCACCATGGACTGCGCGCACTGCGGAGCGAGAGCCAAGCACCGCCTGCCTCTTTCCGAGAGAACGTATACGTGCACCGCGTGCGCAGCAGTGTCCCCCAGGGACAAGAACTCCGCCCGCGTGATGCTCGTCCGGGCTGGTCTCGTACCCGGCCAGTGCTGA
- a CDS encoding GNAT family N-acetyltransferase: MTDPQTRGAGGWGGDRPDRLVQIVHLTSPDGVPPGLARELADCWAAVVNAGGAVIAPGMPMPPVAASAVAPVVELLLGGLHPARCRLLAAVRGGALAGWLVLRRDPHPLVAHCAVVNHVQTHPGFRGRGTGTALMGAAAAVARGAMGVERLHLSVRSGCGLEGFYRRLGWEEVGRWPGALRVAPGDDRDDILMSLTL; this comes from the coding sequence ATGACCGATCCGCAGACCCGCGGCGCCGGGGGATGGGGCGGGGACCGCCCGGACCGGCTGGTCCAGATCGTGCACCTGACCAGCCCGGACGGCGTCCCGCCCGGCCTCGCCCGCGAACTCGCCGACTGCTGGGCGGCCGTGGTCAACGCCGGCGGCGCCGTGATCGCGCCCGGCATGCCCATGCCCCCCGTGGCCGCCTCCGCCGTCGCGCCCGTGGTGGAGCTCCTCCTCGGCGGACTGCATCCGGCGCGGTGCCGGCTGCTCGCCGCCGTACGCGGCGGGGCGCTCGCGGGGTGGCTGGTCCTGCGCCGCGACCCCCACCCGCTGGTCGCCCACTGCGCGGTGGTCAACCACGTCCAGACCCACCCGGGGTTCCGGGGCCGCGGCACGGGGACCGCGCTCATGGGGGCCGCGGCCGCCGTGGCGCGCGGCGCGATGGGGGTGGAACGGCTGCACCTCAGCGTGCGGTCCGGCTGCGGTCTGGAGGGGTTCTACCGGAGGCTGGGCTGGGAGGAGGTCGGCCGCTGGCCGGGGGCGCTCCGGGTGGCTCCGGGCGACGACCGGGACGACATCCTGATGAGCCTCACCCTTTGA